The Thermodesulfobacteriota bacterium genome has a segment encoding these proteins:
- the argC gene encoding N-acetyl-gamma-glutamyl-phosphate reductase — MSKKRVAVLGASGYTGSDLLRFLLLHPKVEVVYATAEKHAGKKIWEVLPHLRGFYDLELQPLDTRLIPDEVEAVFAALPHGASAKVVQELVERGKKVVDLGADFRLSYPVYKEWYGEHHCPELINEAVYGITELFESRIAKARLVANPGCYPESAILGLAPLLKNKLIEADSIIVDSKSGVSGAGRSPELGLHFCEVNEGVKAYKVGEHRHTPEIEEVLSSYSGLDVKVSFTPHLIPMDRGILSTIYVRLKEEIKTGELLHLYGRFYEDKKFVRITPEKTYPSTNDVRGSNFCDIGMRANPRNKTAVVISVLDNLVKGASGQAIQNMNVMMGFDESLGLDMPPVFP; from the coding sequence ATGTCAAAGAAAAGGGTTGCGGTTTTAGGGGCAAGCGGCTATACCGGGAGTGACCTGCTAAGGTTTCTTCTTCTTCATCCTAAAGTTGAGGTAGTATACGCAACTGCGGAAAAACATGCCGGAAAAAAGATCTGGGAAGTGCTCCCCCACCTTCGGGGTTTTTATGACCTAGAGCTTCAACCTCTTGATACAAGGTTAATTCCTGACGAGGTCGAAGCCGTGTTTGCCGCCCTTCCTCACGGAGCCTCGGCAAAAGTGGTTCAGGAACTGGTGGAGAGAGGAAAGAAGGTTGTAGACCTGGGAGCGGATTTCCGGCTCAGTTACCCGGTTTATAAGGAATGGTACGGGGAACACCATTGCCCGGAGCTTATAAATGAAGCGGTCTACGGGATCACCGAGCTTTTTGAATCCAGGATTGCTAAAGCCAGGCTCGTGGCCAATCCGGGATGCTATCCGGAATCGGCCATCCTTGGGCTGGCCCCTCTTCTAAAAAATAAATTGATAGAGGCGGACTCAATTATTGTAGACTCAAAATCAGGCGTCTCTGGAGCGGGGAGGTCGCCAGAACTCGGCCTTCATTTCTGCGAGGTGAACGAGGGTGTTAAGGCATATAAGGTGGGAGAACATCGCCATACGCCGGAGATCGAGGAGGTGCTTTCGAGCTATTCCGGGCTGGATGTAAAAGTTTCATTCACCCCTCATCTAATTCCTATGGACAGGGGAATACTCTCGACAATTTACGTGAGGCTGAAAGAGGAAATAAAAACCGGAGAGCTTCTTCATTTGTATGGCCGCTTCTATGAAGACAAAAAATTCGTTAGAATCACACCGGAAAAAACCTATCCATCCACGAATGATGTCAGAGGCTCAAACTTCTGCGATATCGGAATGAGGGCAAATCCAAGGAACAAGACTGCGGTCGTAATCTCCGTCCTCGACAACCTGGTAAAGGGCGCCTCC
- the gap gene encoding type I glyceraldehyde-3-phosphate dehydrogenase has protein sequence MSIKVGINGFGRIGRHVLRIGLGRKNIDFVGINDITDAKTLAHLFKYDSIFGPYKGDVKSENGHILVDGRTIRVFSERDPKKIPWEDVGANVVVEASGLFTSKEAASSHLRGSVKKVLITAPAKGEVDLTAVIGVNHDRYDPAKHHVVSNASCTTNCFAMLVKVLHENFKIKRGEMSTIHSYTNDQRILDAPHKDLRRARAAALSIIPTSTGAAKAIELIFPELKGKLSSVALRVPTADVSVVDFSCEVEKNTSVEEINEKFKQAAEGELKGYLRYTDEELVSSDFVGDSHSAVFDSSLTSVVGGNLVKVIGWYDNEYGYSSRVVDLIELIGR, from the coding sequence ATGTCAATAAAGGTAGGTATTAACGGTTTTGGGAGAATAGGAAGACACGTTCTTAGAATCGGTCTTGGCAGAAAAAATATAGATTTTGTAGGCATTAACGATATTACCGATGCAAAAACGTTAGCTCATCTCTTTAAATACGACTCGATTTTCGGTCCATACAAAGGCGATGTTAAATCAGAAAACGGTCATATCCTGGTGGACGGGCGAACCATCCGGGTATTTTCCGAGAGGGACCCGAAAAAAATCCCCTGGGAAGATGTCGGTGCAAACGTGGTTGTGGAGGCAAGCGGGCTTTTCACCTCGAAAGAGGCCGCTTCATCCCACCTGAGAGGCAGTGTTAAGAAAGTGCTAATTACCGCACCTGCGAAAGGAGAAGTTGACCTCACCGCAGTGATAGGCGTTAACCACGACCGGTACGACCCGGCAAAACACCACGTCGTTTCCAATGCCTCTTGCACCACCAACTGCTTCGCCATGTTGGTCAAGGTACTTCATGAGAACTTCAAGATCAAGAGGGGTGAAATGTCCACGATTCATTCCTACACCAACGACCAGAGAATTCTGGACGCCCCGCATAAAGACCTGAGAAGGGCACGCGCAGCCGCTTTATCTATAATCCCGACCAGCACCGGAGCGGCTAAGGCAATTGAATTGATATTCCCGGAGTTGAAGGGCAAATTGAGCTCCGTGGCTTTAAGGGTGCCGACCGCCGATGTGTCGGTAGTGGATTTTAGCTGCGAGGTCGAAAAGAATACAAGCGTAGAGGAAATCAACGAGAAGTTTAAACAGGCTGCCGAGGGAGAACTCAAGGGTTACTTGAGATATACCGACGAGGAACTGGTCTCATCCGATTTCGTGGGCGACTCCCACTCAGCGGTCTTTGATTCATCCCTTACCTCGGTCGTAGGCGGCAACCTGGTCAAGGTCATAGGCTGGTACGACAACGAGTACGGATATTCCTCCAGGGTAGTCGACCTAATCGAACTCATAGGGAGATAA